From the genome of Variovorax sp. RA8, one region includes:
- a CDS encoding TetR/AcrR family transcriptional regulator, giving the protein MSTAQLPQRQELPARDRILLTAHDLFYSEGIRATGIDRVIAESGVAKLTFYRHFPSKNELVRAFLAYRHERWMAWFADALQRHGADRGKGVDALVPALREWFSDPRFRGCAFLNSVGELGGALPEVLEIARNHKLAMTTEIEKLLPPSRQRARDAQLIALAVDGAIAHAQFDPAPETALKSLERLVKLVRGVT; this is encoded by the coding sequence ATGTCGACCGCACAACTTCCGCAGCGCCAGGAGCTCCCGGCCCGCGACCGCATCCTGCTGACCGCGCACGACCTGTTCTACAGCGAGGGCATCCGTGCCACGGGCATCGACCGCGTGATTGCGGAGTCGGGCGTCGCGAAGCTCACCTTCTACCGGCACTTTCCGAGCAAGAACGAGCTGGTTCGCGCCTTCCTGGCCTATCGCCATGAGCGCTGGATGGCCTGGTTCGCCGATGCGCTCCAGCGCCACGGCGCCGACCGCGGCAAGGGAGTCGATGCGCTCGTGCCGGCCCTGCGCGAGTGGTTCTCGGACCCGCGCTTTCGCGGCTGCGCGTTTCTCAACAGCGTGGGCGAGCTGGGCGGTGCGCTGCCCGAGGTGCTGGAGATCGCACGTAATCACAAGCTCGCCATGACGACCGAGATCGAGAAGCTGCTGCCGCCCTCGCGCCAGCGCGCAAGAGACGCCCAATTGATCGCACTGGCCGTCGACGGCGCCATCGCGCACGCGCAGTTCGACCCTGCGCCGGAGACGGCGCTCAAGTCACTGGAAAGGCTGGTGAAGCTGGTGCGCGGCGTAACCTGA
- a CDS encoding nuclear transport factor 2 family protein, which produces METRPPLPPFTLETATQKVRLAEDGWNSRDPARVALAYSEDTRWRNRAEFPVGRAAAQVLLERKWARELDYRLIKELWAFGGPRIAVRFAYEWHDDAGNWFRSYGNENWEFNDAGLMTHRHASINDLPIKESERKFFWPLGRRPDEHPGLSDLGL; this is translated from the coding sequence ATGGAAACCCGCCCGCCCCTGCCGCCCTTCACGCTCGAAACCGCCACCCAGAAGGTCCGCCTTGCCGAGGACGGCTGGAACTCACGAGATCCTGCCCGGGTGGCGCTGGCCTACAGCGAGGACACCCGCTGGCGCAACCGCGCCGAGTTCCCGGTCGGGCGCGCTGCCGCGCAGGTCCTGCTCGAACGCAAGTGGGCGCGCGAGCTGGACTACCGCCTGATCAAGGAACTGTGGGCCTTCGGCGGCCCGCGCATCGCAGTGCGTTTCGCCTACGAATGGCACGACGACGCCGGCAACTGGTTCCGCAGCTACGGCAACGAGAACTGGGAGTTCAACGACGCCGGCCTGATGACGCACCGCCACGCGAGCATCAACGACCTGCCGATCAAGGAGAGCGAACGCAAGTTCTTCTGGCCGCTGGGGCGGCGGCCGGACGAGCATCCGGGGCTGAGCGACCTGGGGCTCTGA
- a CDS encoding TOBE domain-containing protein, whose amino-acid sequence MASPRFGDALGHGMSDKRIDILRGIGRTGSISQAAREAAVSYKAAWQAVATLTNLAGVPLVERAVGGAGGGGASLTAHGTHLLELADALARARREVQSRAGAAGAGSAVARLAIRTSMRNQLPAIVQSIEPTGRIVRVTLLLGGVQPMAARITQESAELLGLAEGMESIALCKATAVRIGRAAAPRRTRGNQLAGVVQGVARGEDGDEIAMALEGGLQLVGFAPGGSGLRARQRVLATVDEAAVVVALPG is encoded by the coding sequence ATGGCATCTCCCCGCTTCGGCGACGCGCTCGGCCACGGCATGAGCGACAAGCGCATCGACATCCTGCGCGGCATCGGCCGCACGGGCAGCATCTCGCAGGCCGCGCGCGAGGCGGCGGTGAGCTACAAGGCCGCGTGGCAGGCGGTCGCGACGCTCACCAACCTGGCCGGCGTGCCGCTGGTGGAGCGGGCGGTGGGCGGTGCAGGCGGCGGGGGAGCCTCGCTCACGGCGCATGGCACGCATCTGCTCGAGCTGGCCGACGCACTGGCACGGGCGCGGCGCGAGGTGCAATCGCGTGCAGGGGCCGCGGGCGCGGGATCGGCGGTCGCGCGGCTGGCCATTCGCACCAGCATGCGCAATCAGCTGCCGGCGATCGTGCAGTCGATCGAACCCACCGGCCGCATCGTCCGCGTGACGCTGTTGCTGGGCGGCGTGCAGCCCATGGCCGCGCGGATCACGCAGGAAAGCGCCGAGCTCCTGGGCTTGGCCGAAGGCATGGAGTCGATCGCACTGTGCAAGGCGACGGCGGTGCGCATCGGCCGTGCCGCCGCGCCGCGCCGGACCCGCGGCAACCAGCTTGCCGGCGTCGTGCAGGGCGTTGCGCGCGGTGAGGACGGGGACGAGATCGCGATGGCGCTCGAAGGCGGCCTGCAACTCGTCGGCTTCGCACCCGGCGGGTCGGGGCTGCGTGCGCGGCAGCGCGTGCTGGCCACGGTCGACGAAGCGGCTGTGGTGGTGGCGTTGCCGGGGTAG
- the modA gene encoding molybdate ABC transporter substrate-binding protein, translating into MNPASLLSRSLAALLALAASLAVHAAEVQVAVAANFAGPMKVLAAGFEKATGHKAVLSSGSTGKFYAQIRSGAPFDVFLAADDETPAKLDTEGATVPGSRFNYATGKLVLWSARPDLVDASGEVLKSGSFAHIALAAPRLAPYGAAAVETMTRLGVLARLEPKFVQGEGIGQAFGFVSTGNAELGFVALSQVWENGKLKSGSAWIVPAELHSPIRQHAVLLARGKDNAAAVALVAFLKSNAAKAVIRSFGYDVE; encoded by the coding sequence ATGAACCCCGCATCCCTGCTCTCGCGCTCGCTCGCCGCCCTGCTCGCGCTGGCCGCCTCGCTGGCCGTCCACGCGGCCGAGGTCCAGGTCGCGGTCGCGGCCAACTTCGCCGGCCCGATGAAGGTGCTGGCCGCCGGCTTCGAGAAGGCGACGGGCCACAAGGCGGTGCTCTCCTCGGGCTCGACGGGCAAGTTCTACGCGCAGATCCGCAGCGGCGCGCCCTTCGATGTCTTCCTGGCGGCCGACGATGAGACGCCGGCCAAGCTCGACACCGAAGGCGCGACCGTGCCGGGCAGCCGCTTCAACTACGCGACCGGCAAGCTGGTGCTGTGGTCGGCCCGGCCCGATCTGGTGGACGCCAGCGGCGAGGTGCTGAAGAGCGGCAGCTTTGCGCACATCGCGCTCGCCGCGCCCAGGCTCGCGCCCTACGGCGCGGCGGCCGTCGAGACGATGACACGGCTGGGCGTGCTCGCCCGGCTGGAGCCGAAGTTCGTGCAGGGCGAGGGCATCGGTCAGGCCTTCGGCTTCGTTTCCACCGGCAATGCGGAGCTCGGCTTCGTTGCGCTGTCGCAGGTGTGGGAGAACGGCAAGCTCAAGAGCGGCTCGGCCTGGATCGTGCCGGCCGAGCTGCACAGCCCGATCCGCCAGCACGCCGTGCTGCTGGCCCGCGGCAAGGACAATGCGGCCGCCGTGGCGCTCGTGGCCTTCCTCAAGTCCAACGCCGCCAAGGCGGTGATCCGATCCTTCGGCTATGACGTCGAGTAA
- the modB gene encoding molybdate ABC transporter permease subunit, whose protein sequence is MPTAADLAAIVLTLKLAALTTLILLLLGTPLAWWLARTRSAWKGPVGALVALPLVLPPTVLGFYFLVTMGPNGPIGAFTQWLGVGLLPFSFAGLVIGSVLYSMPFVVQPLQNSFEAMGSEPLEAAATLRASPLDRFFSVALPLARPGYLTAVVMGFAHTVGEFGVVLMIGGNIPEKTRVVSVQIYDHVEALEYAQAHWLAGGMVLFSFLVLLALYALNPTGRRR, encoded by the coding sequence ATGCCTACCGCCGCCGACCTGGCCGCCATCGTCCTCACGCTCAAGCTGGCGGCGCTCACCACGCTGATCCTGCTGCTGCTGGGCACTCCTTTGGCTTGGTGGCTGGCACGCACGCGCTCGGCGTGGAAGGGCCCCGTCGGCGCGCTGGTGGCCCTGCCGCTGGTGCTGCCGCCCACCGTGCTTGGCTTCTACTTCCTGGTCACGATGGGGCCGAACGGGCCGATCGGCGCCTTCACCCAATGGCTGGGCGTGGGCCTGCTGCCCTTCAGCTTCGCGGGGCTGGTGATCGGCTCGGTGCTGTATTCGATGCCCTTCGTGGTACAGCCGCTCCAGAACAGTTTCGAGGCCATGGGCAGCGAACCGCTGGAGGCGGCGGCAACGCTGCGGGCCTCGCCGCTGGACCGCTTCTTCAGCGTGGCCCTGCCGCTCGCGCGCCCCGGCTATCTCACGGCCGTGGTGATGGGCTTCGCCCACACGGTGGGCGAATTCGGCGTGGTGCTGATGATCGGCGGCAACATCCCCGAGAAAACGCGCGTGGTGTCGGTGCAGATCTACGACCACGTGGAGGCGCTGGAGTATGCGCAGGCGCACTGGCTGGCCGGCGGCATGGTGCTGTTCTCCTTTCTCGTGCTGCTGGCGCTCTACGCGCTCAATCCCACGGGGCGGCGGCGATGA
- the modC gene encoding molybdenum ABC transporter ATP-binding protein: MSDAAAGMGVQARLKVEHPGFSLEVALTLPGRGVSALFGPSGCGKTTCLRAIAGLQPTARGSVVEINGERWQDDTTFVPTHRRALGYVFQETRLFAHLDVRRNLEYGMKRVAATQRRVPLMQAVELLGIGHLLARRPDTLSGGERQRVGIARALATSPRLLLMDEPLASLDLQRRREILPYLERLHAELDIPVIYVSHAPDEVARLADHLVLMEAGRVVASGPAHALMTRLDLPLAHGDAAGALVEASVTGFDAAFGLTRLAFAGGTLWLPHGGARLGQAVRVRIHARDVSLTLTPQADTSVLNILPATVTDLADDGPAQVMVGLDAGGARLLARITRKSAALLRLRAGTAVHAQVKGVAIVE, translated from the coding sequence ATGAGCGATGCAGCGGCGGGAATGGGCGTGCAGGCTCGCCTGAAGGTGGAGCATCCCGGCTTCTCGCTCGAGGTCGCGCTGACGCTGCCGGGCCGCGGCGTGAGCGCGCTCTTCGGGCCCTCGGGCTGCGGCAAGACCACCTGCCTGCGCGCCATCGCGGGGCTGCAGCCGACGGCCCGCGGCTCGGTGGTGGAGATCAACGGCGAGCGCTGGCAGGACGACACGACCTTCGTGCCGACGCATCGGCGCGCGCTAGGCTACGTGTTCCAGGAGACGCGTCTCTTCGCGCACCTCGACGTGCGGCGCAATCTCGAATACGGCATGAAGCGGGTCGCCGCCACGCAGCGCCGGGTTCCGCTGATGCAGGCGGTGGAGCTGCTGGGCATCGGCCATCTGCTGGCCCGCCGGCCCGACACGCTCTCCGGCGGCGAGCGCCAGCGCGTGGGCATCGCGCGAGCCCTGGCCACCAGCCCGCGGCTGCTGCTCATGGACGAGCCCCTGGCCTCGCTCGACCTGCAGCGCAGGCGCGAGATCCTGCCCTACCTCGAGCGGCTGCATGCCGAGCTCGACATCCCGGTCATCTACGTGAGCCACGCGCCGGACGAGGTCGCGCGCCTGGCCGACCACCTGGTGCTGATGGAGGCCGGGCGCGTGGTCGCCAGCGGCCCGGCCCATGCGCTGATGACGCGGCTCGATCTGCCGCTGGCCCACGGCGACGCGGCCGGCGCGCTCGTCGAGGCCAGCGTCACCGGCTTCGATGCGGCCTTCGGCCTGACGCGGCTCGCGTTCGCCGGCGGCACACTCTGGCTGCCGCACGGCGGCGCGCGCCTCGGCCAGGCCGTGCGGGTGCGCATCCACGCGCGCGACGTGAGCCTTACCCTCACGCCCCAGGCCGACACCAGTGTGCTCAACATCCTGCCTGCGACCGTGACCGATCTCGCGGACGACGGCCCCGCGCAGGTCATGGTGGGACTGGATGCCGGCGGCGCTCGCCTGCTCGCGCGCATCACGCGCAAATCGGCCGCACTGCTGCGCCTTCGCGCGGGCACGGCCGTGCATGCGCAGGTCAAGGGCGTGGCGATCGTCGAGTGA
- a CDS encoding nuclear transport factor 2 family protein, with the protein MNTAAPDAARIAEQYIAVWNETDAERRLKLLEAHWSADARYVDPLMQGSGHAQISALVGGVQQRYPGFRFKLKGQADAHGDHLRFSWTLGPSGAEDLVEGTDFVQLESGKLRAVTGFLDKVPVGA; encoded by the coding sequence ATGAACACCGCCGCACCCGATGCCGCGCGCATCGCCGAACAGTACATCGCCGTCTGGAACGAGACCGATGCCGAGCGCCGCCTGAAGCTGCTCGAGGCCCACTGGAGCGCCGACGCGCGCTATGTCGACCCCCTGATGCAGGGCAGCGGCCACGCGCAGATCAGCGCGCTGGTCGGTGGCGTGCAGCAACGCTATCCGGGCTTCCGCTTCAAGCTCAAGGGCCAGGCCGACGCGCACGGCGACCACCTGCGCTTCTCGTGGACCCTGGGCCCGAGCGGCGCCGAGGACCTGGTCGAGGGCACGGACTTCGTGCAGCTCGAGTCCGGCAAGCTGCGCGCGGTGACCGGCTTCCTGGACAAGGTGCCGGTCGGCGCGTGA
- a CDS encoding ketopantoate reductase family protein, whose protein sequence is MRIAVMGAGAVGCYYGGMLARAGHSVVLVGRAQHVEAIRSDGLLLDTQSFQARVALEASTEVDAVRDAGLVLFCVKSTDTESTAAAMRPHLAPDALVLTLQNGVDNATRLQAALAQEVAATVVYVASEMAGPGHVKHHGRGELVIAPSARSAEIAGLLIAAGVPTQVSDNVNGALWAKLILNCAYNAFSAITQLPYGRLSQGEGVQAVMADVVRECLAVAEAGGVAVPGDTWAAVQRIAETMPSQFSSTAQDLARGKRSEIDHLNGYVLRQGEALGVATPVNRVLHTLVKLLEDRAARPV, encoded by the coding sequence ATGAGGATCGCGGTGATGGGTGCGGGTGCGGTGGGTTGCTACTACGGCGGGATGCTGGCGCGCGCCGGCCATTCGGTGGTGCTGGTCGGGCGGGCGCAGCATGTGGAGGCGATCCGCAGCGATGGCCTGCTGCTGGACACGCAGTCCTTCCAGGCCCGCGTGGCGCTGGAGGCCAGCACCGAGGTCGATGCGGTGCGCGATGCCGGGCTGGTCCTCTTCTGCGTGAAGTCCACCGACACCGAGAGCACCGCCGCGGCGATGCGGCCGCACCTGGCGCCCGATGCCCTGGTGCTCACGCTGCAGAACGGCGTCGACAACGCGACCCGCCTGCAGGCCGCGCTGGCGCAGGAGGTCGCGGCAACGGTGGTCTACGTGGCCAGCGAGATGGCCGGGCCGGGCCACGTCAAGCACCATGGGCGCGGCGAGCTGGTCATCGCCCCATCGGCCAGGAGCGCCGAAATCGCCGGGCTGCTGATCGCCGCCGGCGTGCCCACGCAGGTCTCCGACAACGTGAACGGCGCCCTCTGGGCCAAGCTGATCCTCAATTGCGCCTACAACGCCTTCTCGGCGATCACGCAGTTGCCCTATGGCCGCCTGTCGCAGGGCGAAGGCGTGCAGGCCGTGATGGCCGACGTGGTGCGCGAATGCCTGGCCGTGGCCGAGGCCGGCGGCGTGGCCGTTCCGGGCGACACCTGGGCGGCGGTGCAGCGCATCGCCGAGACCATGCCCTCGCAGTTCTCCTCCACCGCGCAGGACCTGGCACGCGGCAAGCGCAGCGAGATCGACCACCTCAACGGCTACGTGCTGCGCCAGGGCGAGGCGCTGGGGGTTGCGACGCCGGTCAATCGCGTCCTGCACACGCTGGTCAAGCTGCTCGAGGACCGCGCCGCGCGGCCGGTCTGA